A window of Candidatus Omnitrophota bacterium contains these coding sequences:
- a CDS encoding 2-oxoacid:acceptor oxidoreductase subunit alpha — protein MADFSVLIGGKAGEGINQAASLIAHLLNRLGWRIYVYLDYPSLIRGGHNFAIIRASEKKIAVHRDKIDVLLALNQDTVDLHKHRLKDNSLIVYDSDTVKSKGSGLPLEKMIKEEGGSAIMRNSCIIGAFCRAAGIKQDILEEVFKKHIPREADLNIKIALRGYNETEESLALPAISQAPFSLFTGNEAIGLGLIKAGLKSYIAYPMTPSSGVLHFLAGLSKEFSLKVVHPESEISVILMALGFAYCGEKAAVGTSGGGFCLMNEGLSLAGMAELPVVIVMGQRPGPSTGVPTYTAQADLNFVLNAGHGEFVRLVTAPGDAEEACYWSAVALNIAWKYQIPCFVLTDKTLNEATFSFEASAVDSVKEEPPLLWDKDGDYKRYLNTETGVSPLAFVPRKGAVIKASSYEHDDYGITTEDPATITSSYDKRLRKEKYLAQDLEKYRAVKAYGNPSAECAVVCWGSNKGVCVEAAEKLGLKVIQPLVLSPFPLKQFSEALKGAKKVICVENNATGMLAGLMSARGLKVDKMILKYDGRPFSLDELESRLGEAMR, from the coding sequence ATGGCTGATTTCTCGGTTCTTATCGGCGGAAAGGCAGGGGAGGGCATAAACCAGGCCGCCTCCCTTATCGCGCATCTGCTCAACCGCCTGGGTTGGCGTATATATGTATACCTGGACTATCCCTCACTTATAAGAGGGGGGCATAACTTTGCTATTATCCGGGCGTCTGAGAAAAAGATCGCTGTTCATCGTGATAAGATAGACGTTCTACTCGCCTTAAATCAGGATACGGTGGACCTTCACAAACACCGCCTTAAAGATAACTCACTGATAGTCTATGATTCGGATACGGTTAAGTCAAAAGGCAGCGGCCTGCCTTTAGAAAAGATGATCAAGGAAGAAGGCGGCTCCGCGATAATGCGCAACTCCTGCATTATAGGCGCCTTTTGCAGGGCGGCGGGAATAAAACAGGATATTCTGGAGGAGGTATTTAAGAAACATATTCCCAGAGAGGCCGATTTGAATATCAAGATCGCCTTGCGGGGTTACAACGAAACAGAAGAGTCGCTTGCCCTGCCGGCGATATCTCAGGCGCCTTTTTCTCTATTTACAGGTAATGAAGCGATCGGTTTAGGCCTTATTAAGGCAGGGCTTAAGTCATACATTGCCTATCCTATGACACCTTCTTCCGGCGTCCTGCATTTTCTCGCCGGGCTTTCAAAGGAGTTTTCCTTAAAGGTGGTTCATCCGGAAAGCGAGATTTCCGTGATATTAATGGCGCTGGGTTTCGCCTATTGCGGAGAGAAGGCCGCCGTAGGCACTTCAGGCGGCGGCTTCTGCCTGATGAATGAAGGGTTGAGTTTGGCGGGTATGGCAGAGCTGCCCGTAGTTATTGTCATGGGGCAGCGGCCAGGCCCTTCCACAGGGGTCCCCACATATACGGCGCAGGCAGACCTGAATTTTGTTCTAAACGCCGGTCACGGAGAGTTTGTGAGGCTTGTAACAGCCCCCGGAGACGCGGAAGAGGCCTGTTACTGGTCAGCGGTCGCGTTAAACATCGCCTGGAAATACCAGATACCGTGTTTTGTCCTGACCGATAAGACATTAAACGAGGCAACATTCAGCTTTGAGGCATCCGCCGTAGACAGCGTAAAAGAGGAACCGCCGCTCTTATGGGATAAAGACGGTGATTATAAAAGATACCTGAATACGGAAACAGGGGTTTCTCCCCTGGCATTTGTCCCGCGTAAAGGCGCGGTTATAAAGGCCAGCAGTTATGAGCACGATGACTACGGTATAACCACTGAAGATCCCGCGACGATCACCTCTTCTTACGATAAGCGCCTGCGCAAGGAGAAATACCTGGCGCAGGATTTGGAGAAATATAGAGCGGTAAAGGCGTACGGTAATCCTTCTGCTGAATGCGCGGTTGTCTGCTGGGGCTCTAATAAAGGTGTATGCGTTGAGGCAGCGGAAAAGTTGGGGCTTAAGGTGATACAGCCGCTTGTGCTTTCACCGTTCCCCTTAAAGCAGTTCAGTGAAGCGCTCAAAGGCGCCAAAAAGGTAATCTGCGTGGAAAATAACGCCACAGGAATGCTCGCGGGCCTTATGTCAGCGCGCGGCCTGAAGGTTGACAAAATGATACTGAAATACGATGGAAGGCCGTTTTCTTTGGATGAGTTAGAATCCAGATTAGGCGAGGCGATGAGATGA
- a CDS encoding redoxin domain-containing protein, which yields MEEINILKIGDKIPEFEIDVYLTEKKDFAKIKFTDISKRGNWLILFFYPADYTFVCPTELADVAEKYEELRKEGAELISLSTDTHFVHYAWQRSEALLAGIRYPMGADPTHIVSKTFGVYDESTGLALRGTFIVDPDRKLVASEVNYFPVGRNSDELLRKLRAFKHVRENPAQVCPARWQPGEKTLTPGKEMVGKVADNLK from the coding sequence ATGGAAGAGATCAATATATTAAAGATAGGCGATAAGATCCCTGAGTTCGAGATAGATGTTTACCTGACCGAGAAGAAGGATTTCGCTAAGATCAAATTCACGGACATCTCCAAGAGGGGCAACTGGTTGATACTTTTCTTTTATCCTGCCGATTATACGTTTGTCTGCCCCACCGAACTTGCTGATGTGGCGGAAAAATACGAAGAACTCAGGAAAGAAGGCGCGGAGTTGATTTCCCTGAGCACCGACACTCATTTTGTGCATTACGCCTGGCAGAGATCTGAGGCGCTGCTGGCCGGTATAAGGTACCCCATGGGGGCAGACCCCACTCATATTGTCTCCAAGACCTTCGGGGTCTACGACGAGTCAACCGGACTGGCATTGCGGGGCACATTTATTGTTGATCCCGATAGAAAACTCGTTGCCTCAGAGGTGAATTATTTTCCGGTAGGCAGGAATTCCGATGAATTATTAAGAAAGCTCAGGGCGTTCAAGCATGTCAGGGAGAATCCCGCGCAGGTATGCCCCGCGAGATGGCAGCCGGGAGAGAAAACACTTACACCCGGTAAAGAGATGGTAGGTAAGGTCGCAGACAATCTAAAATAA
- the hcp gene encoding hydroxylamine reductase, with protein sequence MFCYQCEQAAGGKGCTVSGVCGKKPETAALQDLLIYALKGISVYGNAARELGVRDEATDIFIIEGLFSTVTNVDFDPERLRGLLLSAYELKEKNRRLFLKAYKDKHGAEFRGKLAAETDWEPADTLEGLIDQGKEVGIMSDPSLDEDIRSLKEILVYGLKGMAAYADHVYILGKKDEEIISFFYKALSFITRDGLKADDLLGMIMDFGRVNLKCLELLDGAHVERFGHPEPTKVSLGVRKGPAILVSGHDLLDLEELLKQTEGKGINIYTHGEMLPAHGYPGLKKYKHLAGNYGGAWQDQIREFNDFPGSILMTTNCIQRPGDSYRDRIFTTGLVAWPGVKHIEGKGGKKDFGAVIDKALEAGGFKDDREDKEILVGFARNAVLSVADKVIDAVKAGKIRRFFLIGGCDGAKSGRNYYTEFAEKAPGDTVILTLACGKYRFNKLEFGDIGGIPRLLDCGQCNDSYSAIQIALALAGAFKCGVNELPLSLVLSWYEQKAVCILLTLLALGIKNIRLGPSLPAFVSPNVLKVLVEKFGIKPISTAEQDLDAALQGK encoded by the coding sequence ATGTTCTGCTATCAGTGTGAACAGGCGGCAGGCGGCAAGGGTTGTACGGTATCGGGCGTATGCGGGAAGAAACCGGAGACGGCAGCGCTCCAGGACCTGCTTATATACGCTTTAAAAGGCATATCGGTCTATGGGAATGCCGCCAGAGAGCTGGGCGTAAGAGATGAGGCTACCGACATTTTTATAATTGAAGGCCTGTTCAGCACGGTTACCAACGTGGATTTTGACCCGGAAAGATTACGCGGGCTTTTATTGAGCGCGTACGAGCTGAAGGAGAAGAATAGGCGCCTGTTTCTTAAGGCCTATAAAGATAAGCACGGCGCGGAATTCAGGGGTAAGCTTGCCGCGGAGACCGATTGGGAGCCGGCTGATACGCTGGAAGGGCTCATAGATCAGGGTAAGGAAGTAGGCATAATGTCCGACCCCTCGCTTGATGAAGACATAAGAAGCTTAAAAGAGATCCTTGTTTACGGCCTCAAAGGCATGGCTGCTTACGCGGACCACGTCTATATATTAGGTAAGAAGGATGAGGAAATAATCTCTTTCTTCTATAAGGCGCTGTCCTTTATTACGAGGGATGGCCTGAAAGCGGATGATCTACTGGGCATGATCATGGATTTCGGCAGGGTGAACCTGAAGTGCCTGGAGTTGCTTGACGGCGCGCACGTTGAACGTTTCGGCCATCCCGAACCCACCAAGGTCTCACTGGGCGTGAGGAAGGGGCCGGCGATCCTGGTTTCAGGACATGACCTGCTTGATCTGGAGGAGTTGTTGAAGCAAACAGAGGGCAAAGGCATAAACATATATACCCACGGAGAGATGCTGCCCGCGCACGGCTATCCCGGATTGAAGAAATATAAGCATCTGGCGGGCAACTACGGAGGCGCCTGGCAGGACCAGATAAGGGAGTTTAATGATTTCCCCGGCAGTATCCTTATGACCACCAACTGTATCCAGAGGCCCGGGGATTCTTATAGGGACAGGATATTTACCACGGGCCTGGTTGCCTGGCCGGGTGTCAAGCATATAGAAGGCAAAGGCGGAAAAAAGGATTTCGGCGCGGTCATTGACAAGGCGCTTGAGGCCGGCGGCTTTAAGGATGACAGGGAAGATAAGGAGATACTGGTGGGATTTGCCCGTAACGCAGTTCTTAGCGTTGCCGATAAAGTGATAGATGCGGTCAAGGCAGGCAAGATAAGGCGTTTCTTCCTTATCGGCGGCTGCGACGGGGCAAAGTCAGGCAGGAACTATTATACTGAATTTGCCGAGAAGGCGCCCGGGGACACGGTAATACTTACGCTTGCCTGCGGTAAATACAGGTTTAACAAGCTGGAGTTCGGGGACATCGGCGGCATACCGCGGCTTCTTGACTGCGGCCAGTGCAATGATTCGTATTCCGCCATCCAGATAGCGCTTGCCCTGGCAGGGGCGTTCAAATGCGGAGTTAACGAGCTTCCCTTGTCGCTGGTCTTATCTTGGTATGAGCAGAAGGCGGTGTGCATTCTTCTCACGCTTCTTGCCCTGGGCATCAAGAACATACGATTAGGCCCTTCGCTGCCGGCGTTTGTTTCGCCGAATGTGCTTAAGGTACTGGTAGAAAAGTTTGGTATCAAGCCGATCTCAACCGCGGAGCAGGACCTGGATGCGGCGCTGCAGGGAAAATAA
- a CDS encoding HD domain-containing protein, translated as MMLECPGAGRFKQPVPEIINCPYCKQEMEIWSDEARAICPSCKKEVMRQGDTAGCLDWCKYARECVGDKLYARYLENKSIMLKDKIIKALENYFGQDKKRIRHARKVMDYAEEILRKEQADWHIVIPAALLHDVGIEAAEQKYGSSAGHYQEREGPAIAKETLRRMGLEKKDIDEICLIIANHHSPGKVNTDNFRVLYDADWLVNLKDEVKTGDSDKLREMINKIFLTATGKKLAEEIYLQGGRR; from the coding sequence ATGATGCTGGAATGCCCGGGCGCGGGCAGGTTCAAACAGCCGGTGCCGGAAATTATAAACTGCCCTTATTGCAAACAGGAGATGGAGATATGGAGCGATGAGGCCAGGGCGATCTGCCCGTCCTGCAAGAAGGAGGTTATGCGTCAGGGGGATACAGCCGGCTGCCTTGACTGGTGCAAGTATGCCAGGGAATGCGTTGGGGATAAGCTTTATGCCAGGTATCTGGAAAACAAATCCATAATGCTTAAAGATAAAATAATAAAGGCCTTAGAGAATTATTTTGGGCAGGATAAGAAGAGGATAAGGCACGCGCGCAAGGTTATGGACTATGCCGAGGAGATACTAAGGAAGGAGCAGGCGGACTGGCATATAGTGATACCTGCCGCGTTGCTGCATGATGTGGGGATAGAGGCGGCAGAGCAAAAATACGGCTCATCGGCAGGCCATTATCAGGAAAGGGAGGGCCCAGCGATCGCGAAGGAGACCTTAAGGCGTATGGGGCTGGAGAAAAAGGACATAGATGAAATATGCCTCATAATAGCCAATCATCATTCACCCGGAAAGGTTAACACGGATAATTTCAGGGTATTGTACGATGCCGACTGGCTGGTCAACCTTAAGGATGAGGTCAAGACAGGGGATAGTGATAAACTGAGAGAGATGATCAACAAGATATTTCTTACGGCCACAGGCAAAAAATTAGCTGAGGAAATATATCTACAAGGAGGAAGGCGATGA
- a CDS encoding 4Fe-4S binding protein: MPRRKIIKIDEGKCNGCGLCVPNCPEGAMQIIDGKARLISDLFCDGLGACIGHCPQGAITIEEREAEEYDEYKVMANVAKQGGNVINAHLLHLKEHDQTVYFNQAVDYLKKNNIKVPDLSKPSHAARSGCPGSKLMDFRKERNETASPATAGHMEPQLRQWPIQITLVPPFAPYLRGADLLIAADCVPFAYADFHNELLKGKVVLVGCPKLDDVESYKEKFAQILQNNEIKSITYAHMEVPCCFGLVSVIQSVISDSGKKVPFKEAIISIQGERLK, from the coding sequence ATGCCCAGGAGAAAGATCATAAAGATCGATGAAGGAAAATGTAACGGCTGCGGCCTGTGTGTCCCCAACTGCCCGGAGGGGGCGATGCAGATCATAGACGGAAAGGCGCGCCTCATAAGCGACCTGTTCTGCGATGGGCTGGGTGCCTGTATCGGCCACTGCCCTCAAGGGGCGATAACAATAGAGGAAAGGGAGGCAGAGGAATATGATGAATACAAGGTTATGGCAAATGTGGCAAAACAGGGCGGGAATGTTATCAATGCGCACCTTTTACATCTTAAGGAGCATGATCAGACGGTATATTTTAACCAGGCAGTGGATTATCTTAAGAAGAATAATATAAAGGTGCCTGATTTAAGTAAGCCCTCGCATGCCGCGCGTTCCGGCTGCCCCGGCTCAAAACTAATGGATTTCAGGAAAGAGCGGAATGAAACCGCCTCGCCAGCCACGGCCGGGCATATGGAGCCGCAGCTCAGGCAGTGGCCGATACAGATCACCCTGGTCCCTCCCTTCGCGCCGTATCTGCGGGGAGCGGACTTGCTGATAGCGGCGGATTGCGTGCCGTTTGCCTACGCCGATTTTCATAACGAATTGTTGAAGGGCAAAGTTGTGCTGGTGGGCTGCCCTAAATTAGACGATGTAGAGTCCTACAAGGAAAAATTTGCCCAGATCCTGCAAAACAACGAGATAAAATCCATAACATACGCCCATATGGAGGTGCCCTGTTGTTTCGGGCTGGTAAGCGTTATCCAATCGGTGATTTCCGATTCCGGGAAGAAGGTGCCTTTTAAGGAAGCGATTATAAGCATTCAGGGAGAGAGATTAAAATGA
- a CDS encoding Rrf2 family transcriptional regulator produces MKLITRNTDYAVRALVFIAGRKGALIPASDLVSRLKIPRPFLRKILQILNREGLLISIRGQAGGFRLAVRPQRIFITDLINIFQGPFKLNECTLKKHICPNTKECVLKKKIDAIGRYVASELRSITIASLVKEGGRRDAQEKDHKDR; encoded by the coding sequence GTGAAGCTGATCACCAGGAATACGGATTACGCGGTCAGGGCGCTTGTGTTCATAGCGGGCAGGAAAGGGGCATTAATCCCTGCAAGCGACCTTGTCAGCCGCCTTAAGATACCGCGGCCTTTTTTAAGGAAGATACTTCAGATACTGAATAGGGAGGGACTGCTTATATCTATCAGGGGGCAGGCAGGCGGATTCAGGCTCGCGGTCAGGCCTCAGAGGATATTTATTACCGACCTGATAAATATATTCCAGGGCCCGTTCAAGTTAAACGAATGCACCCTGAAAAAGCACATTTGTCCTAATACCAAAGAATGTGTTTTAAAAAAGAAAATCGACGCTATCGGCAGGTATGTGGCATCTGAATTAAGATCCATAACCATAGCTTCTTTGGTAAAAGAAGGAGGGCGTAGAGATGCCCAGGAGAAAGATCATAAAGATCGATGA
- a CDS encoding SO_0444 family Cu/Zn efflux transporter → MEEAAPYLLFGIFISGVIQMFINKDKIARHLGGRGIKSVLLSAVCGIPLPLCSCGVIPTAVSLRKNGASRGAVLSFLISTPESSVDSIALSYALLDPIMTVFRPAAAFITAIIAGITENIFGRKDGAHSSIRPGSCVFCEEEEAHTHNLIEKFKYGMRYAFVDLLADIAVWLAFGIIMAGIIAYFVPQRLIEGYLGYNWQAMFIMLIIGIPLYICASASTPIAAALIAKGMSPGAALVFLLAGPATNIAGIITTGRFLGMRSVAIYLASIAVCSIVLGLLLNQIYLASGIDVKSALGGAGEVMPRYIKVCASWLLIMLMLNSIRLKKHS, encoded by the coding sequence ATGGAAGAGGCCGCCCCCTACCTTCTTTTCGGTATTTTTATTTCCGGCGTGATCCAGATGTTCATAAATAAAGACAAGATCGCCAGGCATCTGGGCGGCCGGGGGATAAAATCAGTCCTGCTTTCGGCTGTCTGCGGCATTCCCCTGCCTTTATGTTCTTGCGGCGTGATCCCCACAGCCGTATCTTTACGAAAGAACGGCGCGTCCAGAGGCGCGGTGCTTTCTTTCTTGATCTCAACGCCTGAATCAAGCGTGGACTCGATCGCCCTGTCTTACGCGTTACTGGACCCCATAATGACCGTGTTCCGGCCGGCGGCCGCCTTTATCACGGCTATTATCGCCGGCATCACGGAGAATATCTTCGGCAGAAAAGACGGGGCGCATTCATCAATCAGGCCGGGTTCCTGCGTTTTCTGCGAAGAGGAAGAGGCGCATACCCACAATTTAATCGAGAAATTTAAATACGGTATGCGTTACGCGTTTGTAGACCTGCTGGCGGATATCGCGGTATGGCTTGCCTTCGGCATAATAATGGCCGGCATCATAGCGTATTTTGTCCCGCAGAGATTAATTGAGGGGTATCTCGGTTATAACTGGCAGGCGATGTTCATAATGTTGATAATAGGCATCCCTCTCTATATCTGCGCTTCAGCCTCAACCCCTATAGCCGCCGCCTTGATCGCAAAAGGCATGAGCCCGGGAGCGGCGCTGGTATTCCTTTTAGCCGGACCGGCAACCAATATCGCCGGCATAATTACCACCGGCAGGTTCCTGGGAATGAGGTCCGTAGCGATATATCTGGCGTCTATCGCGGTTTGTTCAATAGTATTGGGGTTATTGCTTAATCAGATCTATCTGGCCTCGGGGATTGATGTGAAGAGCGCGCTGGGTGGGGCGGGAGAGGTTATGCCGCGCTATATCAAGGTATGCGCTTCCTGGCTTCTGATCATGTTGATGCTTAACAGCATTCGTTTGAAGAAACATAGTTGA
- a CDS encoding ZIP family metal transporter has product MNLVWAIGATLVVSLVSLVGVFSLMLNEKILNRALILLIALSAGALIGGALFHLLPEAFEHLSVPLVFGSCILGFSAFFVLEKYLYWHHCHNGVCDVHIFTYLNLIGDGIHNLIDGIMIGASFNAGIHFGIVTTVAVIFHEIPQEIGDFGVLVYGGFHRFKALAFNFICALGAVLGALIGYYFSRQAGQFSLFILPFAAGGFLYISTCDLIPELRKHGPFKRANLSVAFFLFGLLIMWVMKFFFHNH; this is encoded by the coding sequence ATGAATCTGGTTTGGGCGATAGGCGCTACTTTAGTGGTAAGCCTGGTTTCTCTGGTAGGCGTATTCAGCCTGATGCTTAATGAGAAGATCCTGAACAGGGCCCTCATCCTATTGATCGCCCTGTCGGCAGGGGCGCTTATCGGGGGAGCGTTGTTTCATTTATTGCCGGAGGCATTTGAGCATCTCAGCGTTCCTTTAGTTTTTGGCTCCTGTATTCTGGGGTTTTCCGCGTTTTTTGTCCTGGAGAAATACCTTTACTGGCACCATTGCCACAACGGCGTATGTGATGTGCATATCTTTACTTATCTTAACCTCATCGGCGACGGCATACACAATCTTATAGACGGGATAATGATCGGCGCCAGCTTTAACGCGGGGATCCATTTCGGCATCGTTACCACGGTCGCGGTCATCTTTCACGAGATACCGCAGGAGATAGGCGACTTCGGAGTCCTGGTTTACGGCGGATTCCATCGTTTCAAGGCGCTTGCTTTTAATTTTATCTGCGCCCTGGGGGCTGTGCTTGGGGCGTTGATCGGCTATTATTTCTCCCGTCAGGCAGGGCAGTTCTCTCTATTCATACTGCCGTTCGCGGCCGGAGGATTTTTGTATATCTCCACCTGCGACCTCATACCCGAGCTGCGTAAGCACGGCCCTTTCAAGCGGGCGAACCTTTCCGTGGCGTTTTTTCTCTTCGGGCTGCTTATTATGTGGGTAATGAAATTCTTTTTCCATAATCATTAA
- a CDS encoding S-adenosylmethionine decarboxylase, with protein MARESAAALQEAAINLKPKIKAVFGYQLLLDLYDCKPGVCDDLHTCYQFLDEIVGYLGMEKQAPPDIFRSDGVRFPDKAGLSGWVPLIESSIVIHTLSPKNFISIDIYCCKEFDIQKARQFVRRFFEPRRMDERFIKRGLDYYK; from the coding sequence ATGGCAAGAGAAAGCGCAGCAGCTCTGCAGGAAGCAGCGATAAACCTGAAGCCAAAGATCAAGGCTGTTTTCGGGTATCAACTGCTGCTTGACCTTTATGACTGCAAGCCCGGCGTATGCGATGACCTGCATACCTGCTATCAGTTCCTTGATGAGATCGTAGGTTATTTAGGAATGGAAAAGCAGGCCCCGCCGGACATATTCAGGAGCGACGGGGTAAGGTTCCCCGATAAGGCCGGCCTTTCGGGCTGGGTCCCGCTTATTGAAAGCTCAATAGTAATTCATACCCTGAGCCCCAAAAACTTCATCAGTATAGATATCTATTGCTGCAAGGAATTTGATATCCAAAAGGCAAGGCAGTTCGTCAGAAGGTTTTTTGAACCCAGGCGGATGGACGAACGTTTTATAAAGAGGGGATTGGACTATTACAAATAG
- a CDS encoding glucose-6-phosphate isomerase, whose amino-acid sequence MPKTRIELDCGNLSPFISGRDFASIFSEVKRAHELLIDRTGEGGASLGWLDLPDDTPDELIRDIENCAGEIRETSEVLVVIGIGGSYLGSRAALEFCRPEGLKVVFAGINLDADYLQDVLDGLKGRDVCVNVISKSGATLEPAAAFRVIYNYMKKRYSSRQLKKRIICTTDRQKGTLKKIADSEGFRKFFIPQDVEGRFSVLTPVGLLPQAASGIDIRELLRGGSDMKDLCSALDLEKNISYRYAAARQLLYRKGKNIEILSGFNPCLYYLAEWWRQLFAESEGKQGKGIFPASCVLTTDLHSIGQMIQEGARNLFETFMAVEKPKREIKVPAMDKNIDGLDYIKGKGFSFINNQARVGTRKAHMDGGVPNMSIKIADRSAYSLGSLFFFFEKAVAISAYIQGVNPFNQPGVEAYKKNMFELLGRENTKP is encoded by the coding sequence ATGCCGAAGACCAGGATAGAGCTAGATTGTGGTAATTTATCGCCTTTTATATCCGGCAGAGATTTTGCTTCTATTTTCAGTGAAGTAAAACGGGCGCATGAGCTTCTTATCGACAGAACCGGGGAAGGCGGGGCTTCCCTGGGCTGGCTTGATCTGCCGGATGATACGCCTGATGAGCTGATCAGAGATATTGAGAATTGCGCCGGAGAGATTCGGGAGACAAGCGAGGTATTGGTAGTCATAGGGATCGGCGGGTCTTACTTAGGTTCGCGGGCTGCTTTGGAATTTTGCCGCCCTGAGGGGCTTAAGGTCGTGTTTGCCGGCATTAACCTTGACGCTGATTACCTTCAGGATGTGTTGGACGGGCTAAAGGGCAGGGATGTTTGCGTAAATGTGATCTCCAAATCAGGCGCGACGCTTGAGCCGGCAGCCGCGTTCAGGGTGATATATAACTATATGAAGAAGAGGTATTCCAGCCGGCAGCTCAAGAAAAGGATCATCTGCACAACGGACAGGCAAAAGGGGACGCTGAAGAAGATAGCCGATTCAGAGGGCTTTCGGAAATTTTTCATACCCCAGGACGTTGAAGGCAGGTTTTCCGTGCTCACCCCCGTAGGTTTATTGCCGCAGGCCGCCTCGGGGATAGACATAAGGGAACTGCTTAGGGGCGGCTCTGATATGAAAGATCTTTGTTCCGCGCTTGACCTTGAGAAAAACATTTCCTACAGGTACGCCGCGGCAAGGCAGCTGCTTTATCGTAAGGGAAAAAATATAGAGATACTTTCCGGTTTCAATCCCTGCCTGTATTATCTCGCGGAGTGGTGGAGGCAGCTTTTCGCCGAGAGCGAAGGCAAACAGGGCAAAGGCATATTCCCGGCGTCGTGTGTTTTGACCACGGACCTGCATTCTATAGGCCAGATGATACAGGAGGGCGCGAGGAACCTGTTTGAGACCTTTATGGCCGTAGAAAAGCCCAAGAGGGAAATTAAAGTCCCCGCCATGGACAAAAACATCGACGGGTTGGACTATATAAAAGGCAAGGGCTTCAGTTTTATCAATAACCAGGCGCGCGTGGGCACCAGGAAGGCCCATATGGACGGCGGCGTGCCTAATATGTCAATCAAGATTGCCGACAGAAGCGCGTATTCTTTGGGCTCGCTGTTTTTCTTTTTTGAAAAGGCGGTAGCGATATCGGCGTATATACAGGGTGTCAACCCGTTTAATCAGCCGGGTGTTGAGGCATATAAAAAGAATATGTTTGAGTTGCTGGGTAGGGAAAACACTAAACCCTAA
- a CDS encoding glycine zipper domain-containing protein, producing MKRIIFIIVLAVVMAGCTTTQKGAGVGAAAGAGLGAIIGHQSGNTMEGAVIGGLGGAAAGALIGEQMDAKFCPVCGKRYKEGVKYCPVDGAELKPIQK from the coding sequence ATGAAAAGAATAATATTTATTATTGTTCTGGCGGTAGTTATGGCCGGATGCACCACTACTCAGAAGGGCGCGGGCGTGGGCGCCGCGGCCGGCGCGGGGTTAGGCGCGATCATAGGGCACCAATCGGGGAATACGATGGAGGGGGCTGTGATCGGAGGCTTGGGCGGCGCCGCGGCAGGGGCGCTTATCGGAGAACAGATGGATGCCAAGTTTTGCCCGGTATGCGGCAAAAGGTATAAAGAGGGCGTTAAATACTGCCCTGTTGACGGCGCGGAATTAAAACCGATCCAAAAGTAG